One window of Chamaesiphon minutus PCC 6605 genomic DNA carries:
- a CDS encoding DUF1772 domain-containing protein, giving the protein MLDRYLFWVTFAAAIGCGLNAGVFFAFSTFVMPALARLKPDRGIAAMQSMNITAINPLFMLALLGTAVACLFIFISTLIHWHQSGTIYLAIGSLLYLVGAILVTMLGNVPLNNALANVDPNSTEGTVLWAKYLTDWTFWNHVRTLAALAASATFIFSLTK; this is encoded by the coding sequence ATGTTAGATCGTTATCTGTTCTGGGTGACGTTCGCAGCAGCGATCGGCTGTGGACTCAATGCTGGAGTCTTCTTCGCCTTCTCGACTTTTGTGATGCCTGCCCTGGCGCGACTCAAGCCAGATCGGGGAATTGCCGCCATGCAATCGATGAATATTACGGCGATTAATCCATTGTTCATGTTGGCGTTGTTGGGAACGGCTGTAGCTTGTTTATTTATATTTATTTCTACCCTGATACATTGGCATCAATCTGGTACGATCTACTTAGCGATCGGTAGCCTGCTCTATCTAGTGGGCGCGATTTTGGTAACGATGTTGGGGAATGTACCGCTCAACAATGCGTTGGCGAATGTCGATCCCAACAGCACTGAAGGTACGGTCTTGTGGGCAAAATACCTGACAGATTGGACATTCTGGAATCACGTTCGGACATTAGCCGCTTTAGCTGCATCGGCAACGTTCATTTTCTCTTTAACTAAATAA
- a CDS encoding heavy metal translocating P-type ATPase: MSFPAVSSSRWQTLLKEHPDAIAAGVCALLVLLGWFTLDRGWLGVSLLILTAAYVIGGYESTREGLTTLWREQELDVDLLMIVAALGAAILGLWRKEYYFIVDGAMLILIFAISGVLEGYAMSRTERSIQGLMSLTSDTARKLVDGQEQMVAVAELQIGDRVLVKPGELVPTDGIVTEGFSAIDQAPITGESMPVEKTVGDEVFAGTINGTGALKLQIHQPPESSLIQRVIRLVEQAQTETPPSQQFIERFERGYAKAIVLIGILLGTLPPFLLGWTWENTVYRALIFLVVASPCALMAATMPALLSGIANGARHGILFKNAAQLEAIGQIKAIAFDKTGTLTTGKPQVVRVMAVDRSTDKLLQVAAALESLSEHPIGAAIVHAAQKQGWEWTEAINVQSEPGRGIIGEVEGQIAIVGKAAFAQVQAAPCPDALTEQSQKWEQEGKTVVWVVYADRILGIIAVADTVRPAAARSIVHLKKLGIEQIVMLTGDNQRTADSIAWEIGIDKVYAQLLPEDKLGVIRQLQQQYPSVAMVGDGINDAPALAQASVGIAMGTAGSDVALETADVVLMADRLEKLEYAIRLGRRSGRIVKQNIVFALSFIAILLIANFTGNMTLPLGVLGHEGSTVLVILSGLRLLKD; the protein is encoded by the coding sequence ATGTCTTTCCCTGCTGTGTCTAGCTCCCGTTGGCAAACACTATTAAAAGAACACCCAGATGCGATCGCGGCGGGAGTTTGTGCCTTGCTGGTGTTACTTGGTTGGTTCACTCTCGATCGTGGGTGGCTGGGAGTGAGTTTGCTGATTCTGACCGCTGCTTATGTCATTGGTGGCTACGAAAGCACCCGTGAAGGGCTGACTACCCTATGGCGGGAGCAAGAACTTGATGTAGACCTATTGATGATTGTGGCAGCATTAGGAGCCGCCATTTTAGGGCTGTGGCGCAAAGAGTACTACTTTATTGTCGATGGGGCGATGTTAATTCTGATTTTTGCCATCAGCGGCGTATTGGAGGGCTACGCGATGAGTCGTACCGAGCGGAGTATCCAGGGGTTGATGAGTCTGACTTCCGATACCGCCCGCAAGCTTGTCGATGGGCAAGAGCAAATGGTAGCTGTGGCTGAGTTACAGATCGGCGATCGCGTTCTGGTGAAGCCAGGAGAGTTGGTACCGACGGATGGGATTGTCACGGAGGGGTTTAGCGCGATCGATCAAGCTCCGATTACGGGCGAATCGATGCCTGTTGAAAAAACCGTCGGCGATGAGGTATTTGCAGGGACGATTAATGGTACTGGCGCGTTGAAACTCCAGATTCACCAACCGCCAGAGAGTAGTCTGATTCAGCGGGTAATTCGCTTGGTAGAGCAGGCACAGACTGAAACGCCACCTTCTCAACAATTCATCGAACGGTTCGAGCGCGGCTATGCCAAAGCGATCGTCCTAATTGGCATTCTGCTAGGTACTTTACCACCATTTCTGCTCGGTTGGACTTGGGAAAATACGGTCTATCGCGCCCTAATTTTTTTGGTAGTGGCTTCGCCCTGTGCTTTGATGGCAGCGACGATGCCAGCACTGTTATCGGGTATTGCTAACGGGGCGCGACATGGGATTTTATTTAAGAATGCCGCACAGTTAGAAGCGATCGGACAAATTAAAGCGATCGCTTTTGATAAGACGGGAACCCTGACGACGGGCAAACCTCAAGTCGTTCGAGTGATGGCGGTCGATCGATCGACAGACAAATTACTCCAAGTAGCGGCGGCTTTAGAAAGTTTGTCCGAGCATCCCATTGGTGCTGCGATCGTCCATGCGGCTCAAAAACAGGGTTGGGAATGGACTGAAGCGATTAATGTTCAGTCTGAGCCTGGGCGGGGCATTATTGGCGAAGTTGAGGGGCAAATAGCTATAGTCGGTAAAGCCGCATTTGCTCAAGTGCAAGCAGCACCTTGTCCAGATGCTTTGACTGAACAGAGCCAAAAGTGGGAACAGGAGGGAAAAACTGTGGTTTGGGTTGTTTATGCCGATCGGATTCTGGGAATTATCGCAGTTGCCGATACCGTCAGACCCGCAGCAGCTCGATCGATCGTTCATTTAAAAAAGTTGGGGATCGAGCAAATTGTGATGTTAACGGGAGATAACCAGCGGACAGCCGACAGTATTGCCTGGGAAATTGGGATCGATAAAGTCTATGCCCAACTACTACCTGAAGATAAACTTGGGGTAATTCGTCAGCTCCAGCAACAATACCCCTCGGTGGCGATGGTTGGCGATGGTATCAATGATGCTCCCGCTTTAGCTCAAGCATCTGTAGGAATTGCGATGGGAACGGCGGGGAGTGATGTGGCACTAGAAACAGCAGATGTGGTATTAATGGCCGATCGTTTGGAAAAATTAGAGTATGCCATCCGCCTCGGTCGTCGCTCTGGGCGGATTGTCAAACAAAACATTGTTTTTGCCCTTAGCTTCATTGCGATCTTGCTGATTGCCAATTTTACTGGGAATATGACCCTACCCTTGGGCGTTCTCGGTCATGAAGGATCTACCGTACTGGTGATTTTAAGTGGTCTACGGTTGCTCAAAGATTAA
- a CDS encoding precorrin-8X methylmutase, translating into MEAEYLTIKELTAAVGGNITPRMVRHYHTLGLLPPAQRSHGNYRLYTSQNIQQLQRIVALKQQGFQLSHIQQLLTSDSGIDLSPSLMAQLQQQYQSVIQQLARLRHTASALEGILGRDGDCQIVQAEAIAQLKLLEVESQDRLGELEGLWHHLDGAIDSHPEAFKESLQHLLPDLSSRSEIEIDLLSQLVLACGDVSLVNFVRLSGDAIAAAREALSSGCQIVGDIPAVTATLDRTRLAHLGCQVETLIDDPHITGVVEAEQAFWQDKEWLNRLDRIPAHSILIIGYAPSVLMAVCNAIEQNQIQPALVIGMPIGFSHAPAAKRRLIAAGIPHITIQGTMGGGLLAAVAANALIASLLEKPDCHCYLNIV; encoded by the coding sequence ATGGAAGCTGAATATTTAACAATCAAAGAACTCACCGCCGCAGTGGGCGGGAATATCACGCCGCGTATGGTAAGGCATTATCACACTCTAGGTTTATTGCCACCAGCCCAGCGATCGCATGGCAATTACCGACTTTATACTTCTCAAAATATTCAACAGCTACAGCGGATTGTCGCTCTCAAACAGCAAGGGTTTCAGCTATCCCACATCCAACAGCTACTCACCAGCGATTCAGGTATCGATCTCAGTCCCAGCTTGATGGCTCAGTTGCAGCAGCAATATCAGTCCGTCATTCAACAATTGGCGAGGTTGCGACATACAGCATCAGCGTTAGAGGGAATATTAGGGCGGGATGGGGATTGTCAGATCGTCCAAGCCGAAGCAATCGCGCAGTTGAAACTCCTCGAAGTAGAAAGTCAAGATCGACTGGGGGAACTCGAAGGACTTTGGCATCACTTAGATGGCGCAATTGATTCTCACCCAGAAGCCTTCAAGGAATCCCTACAACACTTGTTACCAGATCTTTCTAGCCGATCGGAGATTGAAATAGACTTGCTCTCTCAATTGGTGCTGGCTTGTGGAGATGTGAGCTTGGTTAATTTTGTTCGACTGAGTGGAGATGCGATCGCCGCAGCAAGGGAGGCTCTCAGCAGTGGCTGTCAGATTGTGGGGGATATACCCGCTGTGACTGCTACACTCGATCGTACCCGTTTGGCTCATTTAGGCTGTCAAGTTGAGACGCTGATCGACGATCCTCACATCACGGGTGTAGTAGAAGCGGAACAAGCATTCTGGCAAGATAAAGAGTGGCTAAATCGTCTCGACCGAATTCCTGCTCATTCCATCCTGATTATCGGCTATGCGCCTTCTGTGCTAATGGCTGTGTGTAACGCGATCGAACAAAACCAGATTCAACCTGCTCTAGTAATTGGAATGCCGATCGGGTTCAGTCACGCTCCGGCTGCTAAACGGCGACTGATTGCTGCTGGCATACCCCATATCACCATTCAAGGCACGATGGGCGGTGGATTATTAGCAGCAGTGGCGGCAAATGCTTTGATTGCATCTCTATTAGAGAAACCAGATTGTCACTGTTATCTCAACATAGTTTAA
- a CDS encoding helix-turn-helix domain-containing protein, whose translation MKPIASHQLVCTSQPLFSSQSQGWEQILVEEFHHPAGEGKILYPNEHVICLSLAPRPVRLLQIQGDKSYTGLYGKGDLAIAPAAAPFFARWDSDDRLLQIRITARFMAQVATEALGMNSDRLEVIPTFRTRDPQVEAIAMLLLTELKQENLSSRLYIDSLVNVLAVQLLRQYSASKPQLSVYEGGLPHRQLQQILDYIHAHLERDIKLADLARSIGMSQFHFSHLFKQSIGTSPYQYLLQQRIERAKELLKQTDRSIVDIAFECGFNSHSHLSKQFRQLTGMTPKSYRSD comes from the coding sequence ATGAAACCGATTGCCAGCCATCAGCTTGTCTGTACCAGCCAGCCCCTGTTTTCGAGTCAAAGTCAGGGCTGGGAGCAGATCCTCGTCGAAGAATTCCATCATCCTGCTGGGGAGGGAAAAATACTCTACCCCAACGAACATGTCATTTGTTTGTCGCTCGCTCCCCGTCCGGTACGGTTACTGCAAATTCAGGGAGATAAGTCTTATACCGGACTTTATGGAAAAGGGGACTTGGCGATCGCGCCTGCTGCTGCACCCTTTTTTGCTCGGTGGGATAGTGACGATCGCCTATTACAGATCCGGATTACTGCTCGATTCATGGCACAGGTTGCTACCGAAGCCCTGGGGATGAATTCAGATCGGCTGGAAGTAATCCCCACGTTTCGGACTCGCGATCCGCAAGTTGAGGCGATCGCAATGTTACTACTTACCGAACTCAAACAAGAAAATCTAAGTAGTCGGTTGTATATTGACTCCCTAGTAAATGTGTTGGCGGTGCAATTGCTCAGACAATATTCAGCGTCGAAACCGCAGCTTTCGGTCTATGAAGGCGGATTGCCACACCGTCAACTGCAACAAATATTGGACTATATCCACGCACATTTAGAGCGAGATATCAAACTGGCAGATTTGGCTAGATCGATTGGGATGAGTCAATTTCACTTCAGCCATTTGTTCAAGCAATCGATCGGCACATCTCCTTACCAATATCTTCTCCAGCAGCGGATCGAACGGGCGAAGGAGTTGTTAAAACAAACAGATCGATCGATTGTTGATATTGCTTTTGAGTGTGGATTCAATAGTCACAGCCATTTGAGTAAACAGTTTCGACAGCTTACAGGCATGACACCCAAAAGCTACCGGAGCGATTGA
- a CDS encoding RNA polymerase sigma factor, whose amino-acid sequence MNQQTAEPIRSQVDTIYRTESRRVFATLIRLIGDFDLAEEALHEAFAAAVTQWHRDGVPANPRSWLVSAGRFKAIDTIRRRARFDSFLPEIDTNDPNLLDEEDVEDDRLRLIFTCCHPALSPEAQVALTLREVCGLTTEEIASAFLIAPATLAQRIVRAKTKIHTANIPYQVPSLPDLPDRLDTVLQTIYLVFNEGYAASSGASLTRSDLADEAIRLGRLVVELLPDDEAIGLLALMLLQASRRTARTSSTGDIILLEDQERSCWNRSQIAEGRMLVQRSLSASQVGSYTLQAAIAAVHSEVAIAAETDWAQIVALYDLLIQAEPSPIVELNRAVAVAMRDGFVVGLEQIDNILVRGDLANYHLAHAARADFCRKLGRVDEARAAYQQALALAKQEPERRFLQKRLRELG is encoded by the coding sequence ATGAATCAACAAACAGCCGAACCAATTCGTTCGCAAGTGGACACGATCTACCGGACTGAATCGCGTCGCGTTTTCGCTACCTTGATTCGATTAATCGGCGACTTCGACCTTGCGGAAGAGGCACTACATGAAGCCTTTGCTGCTGCGGTGACGCAATGGCATCGCGATGGGGTACCTGCAAATCCAAGATCGTGGTTGGTTTCGGCGGGACGCTTCAAAGCTATCGATACCATCCGCCGTCGTGCCCGCTTTGACTCATTTTTGCCAGAAATCGACACGAACGATCCTAACTTGCTAGATGAAGAGGATGTTGAAGACGACCGATTGCGCCTAATTTTCACATGCTGTCATCCCGCACTATCGCCAGAAGCCCAAGTAGCCTTGACATTGCGGGAAGTCTGCGGACTCACGACTGAAGAAATTGCTAGTGCCTTTTTGATTGCTCCTGCTACATTGGCACAGCGGATCGTGCGGGCAAAGACAAAGATCCACACCGCAAATATTCCCTATCAAGTGCCGTCGCTGCCCGATTTACCCGATCGTTTAGATACAGTACTTCAAACTATCTATTTAGTATTTAATGAGGGTTACGCGGCTTCCTCTGGTGCATCGCTAACCCGATCGGATCTCGCTGATGAAGCGATTCGATTGGGACGGTTGGTAGTAGAACTATTACCAGATGACGAAGCAATTGGACTGCTTGCCCTGATGCTATTGCAAGCATCGCGACGCACTGCCCGAACTTCATCCACAGGCGATATTATTCTGCTGGAAGACCAAGAGCGATCGTGCTGGAATCGATCCCAGATCGCTGAAGGTAGGATGCTCGTACAGCGGTCGCTATCAGCTTCACAGGTTGGGTCGTATACACTTCAAGCCGCGATCGCCGCAGTGCATTCAGAGGTTGCAATTGCTGCTGAAACTGACTGGGCGCAGATTGTAGCTCTATACGATCTACTAATTCAAGCCGAGCCATCGCCGATCGTGGAATTGAATCGAGCAGTGGCTGTGGCGATGCGAGATGGCTTTGTAGTAGGGTTAGAGCAAATCGACAACATTTTAGTGCGGGGCGATTTGGCTAACTATCATCTGGCGCATGCAGCCAGAGCCGATTTCTGTAGAAAATTGGGCAGGGTTGATGAGGCTAGAGCAGCTTATCAACAAGCTCTAGCTCTGGCGAAGCAAGAACCAGAACGGCGATTTCTTCAGAAACGGTTGCGAGAGTTGGGCTAA
- a CDS encoding sensor histidine kinase: MFDRLRWQLLLSYLAVFTAILGVFAIAVRLVFGYSLRQSLSQELVILAEVAATHAEIQNNRLTVGDEFTDRSLALPDRKFEWFDLQQRLVDKVGDLNVNLPLNTKDSVQFNKYPGQKPDETISAVVPIIERDNRQQIGYVRITQSLDALDRTFHQLDIGLISGMIISLAISSGAGIWLTRRAMKPAISSYQQLQQFTADAAHELRSPLMAVKTNASTALKYPDGIRSGDLKKFTAIASATEQIITLTEDLLLLARAEKDCRSDKLHQIDRTIEQIDLTLLLQQIAATYRSQLDAKSLEFDLNIQSNLSVRGYISSPDRQAMPLIGRVFINLIENAIHYTPSGGKISILAHQIDRQVEIRISDTGVGIAADELERIFDRFWRGDRSRTRWAGGSGLGLAIAKSIVEQHHGSISVQSKLGQGSQFIVRLPAIFPS; this comes from the coding sequence ATGTTCGATCGCTTACGTTGGCAATTACTACTTTCGTATCTAGCTGTATTTACCGCAATCTTGGGAGTATTTGCGATTGCAGTTAGACTGGTGTTTGGCTATAGTTTACGTCAGAGCTTGAGTCAAGAATTAGTGATCTTAGCTGAAGTTGCTGCTACTCATGCCGAAATTCAGAATAATCGACTGACTGTTGGTGATGAGTTTACAGATCGCAGTTTAGCTCTCCCAGATCGAAAATTTGAGTGGTTCGATCTCCAACAACGATTAGTAGATAAAGTTGGCGATCTCAATGTCAACCTGCCACTAAATACTAAAGATTCAGTTCAATTTAATAAATATCCAGGTCAAAAGCCAGATGAAACAATATCGGCAGTCGTGCCAATTATCGAGCGAGATAATCGACAACAAATCGGTTATGTGCGGATTACCCAATCTCTAGATGCACTCGATCGAACCTTCCACCAACTAGATATCGGCTTAATTAGTGGGATGATAATTTCGCTGGCAATTAGTAGTGGTGCGGGAATTTGGCTGACGCGCAGGGCGATGAAGCCCGCTATTAGCAGTTATCAACAATTGCAACAATTCACCGCTGATGCCGCTCACGAGCTACGCAGCCCCCTAATGGCAGTCAAAACTAATGCTAGTACCGCTCTTAAATATCCCGATGGCATCCGCTCTGGAGATCTAAAAAAGTTTACAGCGATCGCCAGTGCAACGGAGCAAATCATTACTCTAACTGAAGATTTATTACTATTGGCTAGAGCCGAAAAAGATTGTCGTTCCGACAAGCTGCACCAGATCGATCGCACGATAGAACAGATCGATCTGACGTTACTCCTACAGCAAATAGCCGCAACATATCGATCTCAACTCGACGCGAAATCTCTAGAATTCGATCTCAATATTCAATCGAATTTGTCAGTTCGGGGATATATTAGTAGCCCCGATCGTCAAGCAATGCCTTTAATCGGTCGAGTGTTTATCAATCTCATTGAAAATGCCATTCACTATACGCCATCGGGCGGCAAAATTAGTATTTTAGCTCATCAGATCGATCGACAGGTTGAGATTAGGATTAGCGATACTGGGGTGGGAATTGCTGCTGATGAGCTAGAGCGAATCTTCGATCGATTTTGGCGAGGAGATCGATCGCGCACCCGTTGGGCAGGTGGTTCGGGCTTAGGATTGGCAATTGCTAAATCGATCGTCGAGCAGCATCATGGCTCGATTAGCGTTCAAAGTAAATTAGGTCAAGGTAGTCAGTTTATAGTACGATTACCTGCAATTTTTCCTAGCTGA
- a CDS encoding NAD(P)H-binding protein, with protein sequence MTNEHWIKGITLVIGGTGKTGRRVADRLLKAGRQVRIGSRSAEIPFDWEQQDTWDRALQNVKAVYVAYQPDLAVPGALETVEALFDRAIASGVEKLVLLSGRGEVEAEEAERALQKTSADWTILRSSWFFQNFSESFFLDPILAGQVALPVMGSVAEPFVDVDDIADIAYAALTDVQHSRQLYEITGSKALTFPEAIDEIARATGQKITFVPIPADDYRAELVRQGVPDDYIELVLYLFSTVLDGRNTPLADGVQRALGRPPRNFADYVRQTAASGIWGGK encoded by the coding sequence ATGACAAATGAACATTGGATTAAGGGTATCACTCTCGTTATCGGCGGTACTGGGAAGACAGGTCGCAGAGTAGCCGATCGACTGCTCAAGGCGGGTCGCCAAGTGCGAATCGGATCGAGATCGGCAGAAATACCCTTCGATTGGGAGCAACAGGATACTTGGGATCGGGCACTACAAAATGTGAAGGCTGTCTACGTTGCTTATCAACCCGATCTAGCAGTGCCTGGTGCCCTTGAAACCGTTGAGGCATTATTCGATCGAGCGATCGCCAGCGGTGTTGAGAAGCTGGTACTACTTTCGGGTCGGGGAGAAGTGGAGGCAGAAGAGGCGGAACGGGCACTTCAGAAAACTAGCGCGGATTGGACGATCTTGCGATCGAGCTGGTTTTTTCAGAATTTCAGCGAGAGTTTTTTCCTCGATCCGATTCTGGCTGGGCAGGTCGCTTTGCCAGTGATGGGGTCAGTCGCAGAGCCATTTGTCGATGTCGATGATATTGCGGATATTGCTTACGCCGCACTCACCGATGTGCAACACTCGCGCCAGCTTTACGAGATTACTGGCTCAAAAGCCTTAACTTTCCCAGAAGCGATCGACGAGATCGCCCGCGCGACGGGACAGAAGATTACGTTCGTTCCTATTCCAGCAGATGATTACCGCGCAGAGCTTGTCCGGCAAGGTGTGCCGGATGATTATATCGAACTAGTTTTATATCTGTTCTCCACCGTGCTCGACGGACGGAATACACCACTAGCTGACGGCGTGCAACGTGCCCTCGGACGACCGCCCCGCAACTTCGCCGACTATGTACGCCAAACGGCGGCAAGTGGCATCTGGGGAGGGAAATAA
- a CDS encoding response regulator transcription factor — protein sequence MRILLVEDDDRIADPLAEDLRHQSHAVDIAYDGVAGWEFSQAASYDVILLDWMLPKLDGIQLCQRLRQSGCQAYILLLTAKDATGDKVLGLDAGADDYLVKPFEVDELTARLRALSRRQPIYQSVVLTHGEIELNPTTHSSTYAGIPLELTAKEYMLLEYFLQHPTQVISRTSLLDKLWEFDRISGEQTIKTHLTNLRRKFKQAGCQYDLIETVYGVGYRLRDVSQSR from the coding sequence ATGAGAATTTTATTAGTCGAAGATGACGATCGAATTGCCGACCCGTTAGCTGAGGATTTACGCCATCAAAGTCATGCGGTCGATATTGCTTATGATGGTGTAGCTGGTTGGGAATTTTCGCAAGCAGCCAGTTATGATGTAATTTTACTCGATTGGATGCTACCCAAGCTCGATGGTATCCAACTTTGTCAACGACTGCGCCAAAGTGGTTGTCAAGCTTATATCTTATTATTAACTGCTAAAGATGCAACGGGCGATAAAGTTTTAGGATTGGATGCTGGCGCGGATGATTATTTAGTCAAACCATTTGAAGTTGACGAATTAACCGCAAGACTGAGAGCTTTATCTCGTCGTCAGCCGATCTATCAATCGGTAGTATTAACCCACGGCGAGATCGAGCTAAATCCGACTACTCATAGTAGTACTTATGCGGGGATACCATTAGAATTGACTGCCAAAGAGTATATGCTGCTGGAATACTTTCTCCAACATCCCACACAAGTTATTTCGCGGACATCATTACTCGATAAGCTCTGGGAATTCGATCGCATCTCTGGAGAACAAACGATTAAAACTCACCTCACCAATCTCCGACGCAAGTTCAAACAAGCAGGTTGTCAATACGACCTAATTGAGACAGTTTATGGGGTCGGATATCGGCTGAGGGATGTTTCACAATCGAGATAA